The proteins below are encoded in one region of Eurosta solidaginis isolate ZX-2024a unplaced genomic scaffold, ASM4086904v1 ctg00001119.1, whole genome shotgun sequence:
- the LOC137235970 gene encoding probable cytochrome P450 28d1 isoform X2: protein MKYKNNEDYVGVFLLREPQLMLLEPKMVHDVFVTSFNHFNFNYVAKLIDKRKDPLIANNPFLLSGQEWHDQRSLVSPGLTKLRIRTVYSIMQSVSSSWCEYLKHQVDKHLEDGLNGKDIGLRFTTENIASCVLGIKANSFTEQFIPIAENIKMFSENNLAFIVYTLIVGLFPNIVKVFKMKFIPTKCEDFFQSLILEALKIRIESSTIQYDFMDHLISLRQNKNINIKELTSHTMTFLIDGLDTSATAISHCLFLLGRHQSAQKKLFEEITRNSINGDLSFEKLNKLPYLDACVKESIRILPPGLWSIKTCTAPYEFNNKHGNLVSLDFGDSVIIPIYALHHDSKYFENPDQFNPERFINQKGDKLKFFRAFGVYLGFGDGPRTCLGIHFANVQTKIAIASIVRKYRIFLNAKTKPFIKLDPKSFLAQQDGGVWIDFRDRNQ, encoded by the exons AT GAAGTATAAAAATAATGAAGACTATGTCGGTGTTTTCTTACTACGTGAACCACAACTAATGCTATTGGAGCCAAAGATGGTACATGATGTTTTCGTGACTTCGTTTAAtcatttcaatttcaattatgtTGCCAAATTG ATTGATAAAAGAAAAGACCCTTTAATTGCAAACAATCCGTTTTTACTCAGCGGGCAAGAATGGCACGACCAGCGATCTTTGGTGTCACCAGGACTTACTAAACTACGTATTCGAACTGTCTATTCTATCATGCAATCGGTTTCCAGTTCCTGGTGCGAATACTTGAAACATCAAGTTGATAAACATCTAGAGGATGGTTTAAATGGAAAAGAT ATTGGGCTTCGTTTCACCACGGAAAATATAGCAAGCTGCGTGCTCGGTATTAAAGCTAATTCTTTCACTGAACAATTTATACCAATTGCGGAAAATATAAAGATGTTCTCAGAAAACAAcctcgcttttatagtttacacaCTGATCGTTGGCCTTTTTCCAAATATTGTGAAAGTATTCAAAATGAAGTTTATTCCGACGAAATGTGAAGATTTTTTTCAGAGCCTTATTCTTGAGGCATTAAAAATACGAATTGAAAGTTCCACCATTCAATACGATTTCATGGATCACCTTATATCTTTaaggcaaaataaaaatattaatatcaaAGAACTAACTTCACATACAATGACGTTCCTAATCGACGGCCTGGATACATCAGCTACAGCAATATCTCATTGTTTATTTTTA CTTGGTCGCCATCAATCAGCTCAgaagaaattgtttgaagaaatcACCCGAAATTCAATAAACGGCGATTTGAGttttgaaaaactaaataaaCTTCCCTACTTGGATGCTTGCGTAAAAG AAAGCATCCGAATTTTGCCGCCTGGTTTGTGGTCAATTAAAACGTGTACTGCACCCTATGAATTTAACAACAAACACGGCAACCTGGTTTCCCTAGACTTTGGAGACTCCGTTATAATACCAATATATGCATTACATCATGATTCCAAGTATTTTGAAAATCCAGATCAATTCAATCCTGAACGATTCATTAACCAAAAAGGCGATAAATTGAAGTTTTTCCGTGCTTTTGGAGTATATTTGGGATTTGGCGATGGTCCGCGAActtgcttag gAATTCACTTCGCAAATGTTCAAACAAAGATAGCGATAGCTTCAATCGTCAGGAAATACAGAATATTTTTGAACGCAAAGACTAAACCTTTTATAAAATTAGATCCAAAGTCTTTTTTAGCCCAACAGGATGGTGGTGTTTGGATCGATTTCAGAGATAGAAACCAATGA
- the LOC137235970 gene encoding probable cytochrome P450 28d1 isoform X1 has product MKFCYLKYKNNEDYVGVFLLREPQLMLLEPKMVHDVFVTSFNHFNFNYVAKLIDKRKDPLIANNPFLLSGQEWHDQRSLVSPGLTKLRIRTVYSIMQSVSSSWCEYLKHQVDKHLEDGLNGKDIGLRFTTENIASCVLGIKANSFTEQFIPIAENIKMFSENNLAFIVYTLIVGLFPNIVKVFKMKFIPTKCEDFFQSLILEALKIRIESSTIQYDFMDHLISLRQNKNINIKELTSHTMTFLIDGLDTSATAISHCLFLLGRHQSAQKKLFEEITRNSINGDLSFEKLNKLPYLDACVKESIRILPPGLWSIKTCTAPYEFNNKHGNLVSLDFGDSVIIPIYALHHDSKYFENPDQFNPERFINQKGDKLKFFRAFGVYLGFGDGPRTCLGIHFANVQTKIAIASIVRKYRIFLNAKTKPFIKLDPKSFLAQQDGGVWIDFRDRNQ; this is encoded by the exons GAAGTATAAAAATAATGAAGACTATGTCGGTGTTTTCTTACTACGTGAACCACAACTAATGCTATTGGAGCCAAAGATGGTACATGATGTTTTCGTGACTTCGTTTAAtcatttcaatttcaattatgtTGCCAAATTG ATTGATAAAAGAAAAGACCCTTTAATTGCAAACAATCCGTTTTTACTCAGCGGGCAAGAATGGCACGACCAGCGATCTTTGGTGTCACCAGGACTTACTAAACTACGTATTCGAACTGTCTATTCTATCATGCAATCGGTTTCCAGTTCCTGGTGCGAATACTTGAAACATCAAGTTGATAAACATCTAGAGGATGGTTTAAATGGAAAAGAT ATTGGGCTTCGTTTCACCACGGAAAATATAGCAAGCTGCGTGCTCGGTATTAAAGCTAATTCTTTCACTGAACAATTTATACCAATTGCGGAAAATATAAAGATGTTCTCAGAAAACAAcctcgcttttatagtttacacaCTGATCGTTGGCCTTTTTCCAAATATTGTGAAAGTATTCAAAATGAAGTTTATTCCGACGAAATGTGAAGATTTTTTTCAGAGCCTTATTCTTGAGGCATTAAAAATACGAATTGAAAGTTCCACCATTCAATACGATTTCATGGATCACCTTATATCTTTaaggcaaaataaaaatattaatatcaaAGAACTAACTTCACATACAATGACGTTCCTAATCGACGGCCTGGATACATCAGCTACAGCAATATCTCATTGTTTATTTTTA CTTGGTCGCCATCAATCAGCTCAgaagaaattgtttgaagaaatcACCCGAAATTCAATAAACGGCGATTTGAGttttgaaaaactaaataaaCTTCCCTACTTGGATGCTTGCGTAAAAG AAAGCATCCGAATTTTGCCGCCTGGTTTGTGGTCAATTAAAACGTGTACTGCACCCTATGAATTTAACAACAAACACGGCAACCTGGTTTCCCTAGACTTTGGAGACTCCGTTATAATACCAATATATGCATTACATCATGATTCCAAGTATTTTGAAAATCCAGATCAATTCAATCCTGAACGATTCATTAACCAAAAAGGCGATAAATTGAAGTTTTTCCGTGCTTTTGGAGTATATTTGGGATTTGGCGATGGTCCGCGAActtgcttag gAATTCACTTCGCAAATGTTCAAACAAAGATAGCGATAGCTTCAATCGTCAGGAAATACAGAATATTTTTGAACGCAAAGACTAAACCTTTTATAAAATTAGATCCAAAGTCTTTTTTAGCCCAACAGGATGGTGGTGTTTGGATCGATTTCAGAGATAGAAACCAATGA
- the LOC137235970 gene encoding probable cytochrome P450 28d1 isoform X3: MLLEPKMVHDVFVTSFNHFNFNYVAKLIDKRKDPLIANNPFLLSGQEWHDQRSLVSPGLTKLRIRTVYSIMQSVSSSWCEYLKHQVDKHLEDGLNGKDIGLRFTTENIASCVLGIKANSFTEQFIPIAENIKMFSENNLAFIVYTLIVGLFPNIVKVFKMKFIPTKCEDFFQSLILEALKIRIESSTIQYDFMDHLISLRQNKNINIKELTSHTMTFLIDGLDTSATAISHCLFLLGRHQSAQKKLFEEITRNSINGDLSFEKLNKLPYLDACVKESIRILPPGLWSIKTCTAPYEFNNKHGNLVSLDFGDSVIIPIYALHHDSKYFENPDQFNPERFINQKGDKLKFFRAFGVYLGFGDGPRTCLGIHFANVQTKIAIASIVRKYRIFLNAKTKPFIKLDPKSFLAQQDGGVWIDFRDRNQ, from the exons ATGCTATTGGAGCCAAAGATGGTACATGATGTTTTCGTGACTTCGTTTAAtcatttcaatttcaattatgtTGCCAAATTG ATTGATAAAAGAAAAGACCCTTTAATTGCAAACAATCCGTTTTTACTCAGCGGGCAAGAATGGCACGACCAGCGATCTTTGGTGTCACCAGGACTTACTAAACTACGTATTCGAACTGTCTATTCTATCATGCAATCGGTTTCCAGTTCCTGGTGCGAATACTTGAAACATCAAGTTGATAAACATCTAGAGGATGGTTTAAATGGAAAAGAT ATTGGGCTTCGTTTCACCACGGAAAATATAGCAAGCTGCGTGCTCGGTATTAAAGCTAATTCTTTCACTGAACAATTTATACCAATTGCGGAAAATATAAAGATGTTCTCAGAAAACAAcctcgcttttatagtttacacaCTGATCGTTGGCCTTTTTCCAAATATTGTGAAAGTATTCAAAATGAAGTTTATTCCGACGAAATGTGAAGATTTTTTTCAGAGCCTTATTCTTGAGGCATTAAAAATACGAATTGAAAGTTCCACCATTCAATACGATTTCATGGATCACCTTATATCTTTaaggcaaaataaaaatattaatatcaaAGAACTAACTTCACATACAATGACGTTCCTAATCGACGGCCTGGATACATCAGCTACAGCAATATCTCATTGTTTATTTTTA CTTGGTCGCCATCAATCAGCTCAgaagaaattgtttgaagaaatcACCCGAAATTCAATAAACGGCGATTTGAGttttgaaaaactaaataaaCTTCCCTACTTGGATGCTTGCGTAAAAG AAAGCATCCGAATTTTGCCGCCTGGTTTGTGGTCAATTAAAACGTGTACTGCACCCTATGAATTTAACAACAAACACGGCAACCTGGTTTCCCTAGACTTTGGAGACTCCGTTATAATACCAATATATGCATTACATCATGATTCCAAGTATTTTGAAAATCCAGATCAATTCAATCCTGAACGATTCATTAACCAAAAAGGCGATAAATTGAAGTTTTTCCGTGCTTTTGGAGTATATTTGGGATTTGGCGATGGTCCGCGAActtgcttag gAATTCACTTCGCAAATGTTCAAACAAAGATAGCGATAGCTTCAATCGTCAGGAAATACAGAATATTTTTGAACGCAAAGACTAAACCTTTTATAAAATTAGATCCAAAGTCTTTTTTAGCCCAACAGGATGGTGGTGTTTGGATCGATTTCAGAGATAGAAACCAATGA